A portion of the Bacillus thuringiensis genome contains these proteins:
- the recG gene encoding ATP-dependent DNA helicase RecG, which translates to MNDVLQVPVTDVKGIGGETSELLHEMGIYTVSHLLEHFPYRYEDYAMKDLAEVKHDERVTVEGKVHSAPLLQYYGKKKSRLTVRVLVGRYLITAVCFNRPYYKQKLTLDETVTITGKWDQHRQTIAVSELHFGPVVRQQEVEPVYSVKGKLTVKQMRRFIAQALKEYGDSIVEVLPDGLLGRYKLLPRYEALKALHFPVGQEDLKQARRRFVYEEFFLFQLKMQTLRKMERENSKGTKKEIPSVELQEFIDALPFPLTGAQRRVVDEILKDMTSPYRMNRLLQGDVGSGKTVVAAIGLYASKLAHYQGALMVPTEILAEQHYQSLAETFSHFGMKVELLTSSVKGARRREILAKLEQGEIDILVGTHALIQDEVIFHRLGLVITDEQHRFGVAQRRVLREKGESPDVLFMTATPIPRTLAITAFGEMDVSIIDEMPAGRKVIETYWAKHDMLDRVLGFVEKEIKKGRQAYVICPLIEESEKLDVQNAIDLHSMLTHHYQGKCQVGLMHGRLSSQEKEEIMGQFSENKVQILVSTTVVEVGVNVPNATVMVIYDAERFGLSQLHQLRGRVGRGSEQSYCLLIADPKSETGKERMRIMTETNDGFVLSEKDLELRGPGDFFGSKQSGLPEFKVADMVHDYRALETARQDAAILVDSEAFWHNDQYAALRMYLDGTGVFQGEKLD; encoded by the coding sequence TTGAATGATGTTTTACAAGTTCCTGTTACGGATGTAAAGGGGATCGGAGGAGAAACATCTGAGTTACTACATGAGATGGGGATTTATACAGTTTCTCATCTATTAGAACATTTTCCGTACCGTTATGAAGATTATGCGATGAAAGATCTTGCTGAAGTAAAGCATGATGAACGTGTAACGGTTGAAGGGAAGGTTCATAGTGCTCCTTTGCTGCAATATTATGGTAAGAAGAAATCGCGTCTAACAGTTCGTGTTCTCGTCGGTCGTTATTTAATTACGGCGGTATGTTTTAATAGGCCTTACTATAAGCAAAAATTAACGTTAGATGAAACGGTAACGATTACTGGTAAATGGGATCAACATCGTCAAACAATTGCTGTATCAGAACTTCATTTTGGGCCAGTTGTACGTCAACAAGAAGTGGAGCCTGTTTACTCAGTAAAGGGGAAACTTACAGTAAAACAGATGCGTCGTTTTATTGCTCAAGCGTTAAAGGAATATGGAGATTCTATAGTCGAAGTGTTACCGGATGGTTTGTTAGGCCGGTATAAATTATTACCAAGATATGAAGCACTTAAGGCTTTGCATTTTCCGGTAGGACAGGAGGATTTAAAGCAAGCGCGTCGCCGTTTTGTATATGAGGAATTTTTCTTATTTCAGCTGAAAATGCAAACACTGAGGAAAATGGAGAGGGAAAATTCAAAAGGGACTAAGAAAGAGATTCCGTCAGTAGAATTACAAGAATTTATCGATGCATTGCCGTTCCCGTTAACTGGTGCGCAGCGCCGAGTTGTAGATGAAATTTTAAAAGATATGACATCTCCTTATCGGATGAACCGACTATTACAAGGTGACGTTGGTTCTGGGAAAACAGTTGTTGCTGCGATTGGCCTTTATGCATCGAAATTAGCTCATTATCAAGGTGCTTTAATGGTTCCTACAGAAATTTTAGCTGAGCAACATTATCAATCGCTTGCTGAAACGTTTTCGCATTTTGGTATGAAAGTGGAACTGCTAACAAGTTCTGTTAAAGGTGCGAGACGCCGAGAAATTTTAGCGAAGTTAGAACAAGGAGAAATAGATATTCTTGTTGGAACGCACGCTTTAATTCAAGATGAAGTTATATTTCATAGGTTGGGTCTCGTTATTACAGATGAACAGCATCGATTTGGTGTAGCGCAGCGCCGAGTTTTACGGGAGAAAGGTGAAAGTCCAGATGTATTATTTATGACAGCGACACCAATTCCGCGTACGCTAGCAATTACTGCGTTTGGAGAGATGGATGTTTCGATAATCGATGAGATGCCAGCAGGTAGAAAGGTGATTGAAACATACTGGGCAAAGCATGATATGTTAGATCGCGTCCTCGGTTTTGTTGAGAAGGAAATAAAAAAAGGAAGACAGGCATACGTTATTTGTCCTCTAATTGAAGAATCTGAGAAACTTGATGTGCAAAATGCTATCGACTTACATAGTATGTTGACGCATCATTACCAAGGGAAATGCCAAGTTGGATTGATGCATGGGAGATTATCGTCTCAGGAAAAAGAAGAGATAATGGGACAGTTTAGTGAAAATAAAGTGCAAATTCTTGTATCGACAACAGTTGTTGAGGTGGGTGTGAACGTACCGAATGCGACTGTGATGGTTATTTATGATGCAGAACGTTTCGGTTTATCGCAGCTTCATCAGCTTAGAGGACGTGTCGGGCGTGGTAGTGAACAATCATATTGTTTATTAATAGCAGACCCTAAATCGGAAACAGGAAAAGAAAGAATGCGCATAATGACTGAAACAAATGATGGATTTGTATTGTCAGAAAAAGATTTAGAATTACGAGGTCCTGGAGATTTCTTTGGGAGTAAGCAAAGTGGCTTACCAGAATTTAAGGTTGCTGACATGGTACACGATTATCGAGCGTTAGAAACAGCAAGGCAAGATGCGGCGATACTAGTAGATTCAGAAGCGTTTTGGCACAATGATCAGTACGCTGCCTTGCGTATGTATCTTGATGGGACAGGTGTGTTCCAAGGAGAGAAGCTCGATTAA
- a CDS encoding DAK2 domain-containing protein, giving the protein MSIQKIDGKRLSQMIMQGANNLTNNVQLVDALNVFPVPDGDTGTNMNLSMTSGAREVKANPSQHAGKVGVSLAKGLLMGARGNSGVILSQLFRGFSKSIEQKEELTTVDFAAALEAGVEAAYKAVMKPIEGTILTVARETGKYAVTVAKKQRDFVLFMEDVVKEANASLNRTPDLLPVLKQVGVVDSGGKGLVVVYEGFLADLKGETISSDAPTQTSMNEMVRAEHHRSVQSQLSTEDIKYGYCTEFMVKLEAEKVKEHNFSEQKFREDISVYGDSLLVVSDDEIVKVHIHAEHPGDAMNYGQKYGSLIKIKVENMREQHTALLDEPAMVPEQPAQSKEKQPYGIVTVAMGSGIKTLFESIGATKVIEGGQTMNPSTEDIVKAIEEANAEKIIILPNNGNIVMAAEQAASVVDQEVIVVRSKTVPQGMAAMLAFNPVGTLEENEENMQEALSHVKTGQITYAVRDTEIDGVAIQKDDFMCIADGKIVSTNAEKVGAAKQLLEALIDEESEIVTILQGEDATDEEVAELVEFVEEKFEDAEVEVHAGNQPVYSFIFSVE; this is encoded by the coding sequence GTGTCAATTCAAAAAATTGATGGAAAACGTTTATCACAAATGATCATGCAAGGAGCGAATAATTTAACAAATAATGTTCAGCTTGTTGATGCATTAAACGTATTTCCAGTTCCAGATGGCGATACCGGTACAAACATGAACTTATCTATGACTTCAGGTGCGCGTGAAGTGAAAGCAAATCCTTCACAGCATGCTGGTAAAGTCGGCGTAAGTTTAGCCAAAGGATTATTAATGGGAGCTCGTGGTAACTCTGGAGTTATTCTATCTCAGTTGTTCCGTGGTTTCTCTAAATCCATTGAACAAAAAGAAGAATTAACAACAGTTGATTTTGCTGCAGCACTAGAAGCTGGAGTAGAGGCGGCTTATAAAGCGGTTATGAAACCGATTGAAGGAACGATTTTAACGGTTGCAAGAGAAACGGGTAAATATGCAGTAACAGTTGCGAAAAAACAGCGCGACTTTGTTTTGTTTATGGAAGACGTTGTGAAAGAAGCAAACGCATCGTTAAATCGTACGCCAGATTTATTACCTGTATTAAAACAAGTTGGCGTTGTAGATAGCGGTGGTAAAGGTCTTGTAGTAGTATACGAAGGATTTTTAGCTGACTTAAAAGGAGAAACGATTTCTTCTGATGCACCGACGCAAACATCTATGAATGAGATGGTACGCGCAGAACATCACCGTAGTGTACAAAGCCAATTGAGTACAGAAGATATTAAGTATGGATATTGTACGGAGTTCATGGTGAAATTAGAGGCTGAAAAGGTGAAAGAGCATAATTTCTCTGAACAAAAATTCCGTGAAGATATTAGTGTATATGGTGATTCTCTACTAGTTGTGTCTGATGATGAAATTGTAAAAGTTCATATCCACGCAGAACATCCTGGAGACGCTATGAACTACGGGCAAAAATACGGTAGTTTAATTAAGATTAAAGTAGAAAATATGCGTGAACAGCATACTGCTTTATTAGATGAACCTGCTATGGTTCCTGAACAACCAGCTCAATCGAAAGAAAAACAACCATATGGTATCGTAACTGTGGCAATGGGGTCTGGTATTAAAACTTTATTTGAGAGCATCGGCGCAACGAAAGTTATCGAAGGTGGTCAAACGATGAATCCAAGTACGGAGGATATCGTGAAGGCAATTGAAGAAGCAAATGCTGAAAAAATCATTATTTTACCGAATAACGGAAATATTGTAATGGCAGCAGAACAAGCGGCATCAGTTGTAGATCAAGAAGTTATTGTTGTTCGTTCGAAAACAGTTCCTCAAGGTATGGCAGCAATGTTAGCATTTAACCCAGTAGGAACGTTAGAAGAGAATGAAGAAAACATGCAAGAAGCTTTATCTCATGTGAAAACAGGTCAAATTACGTATGCTGTACGTGATACGGAAATTGATGGTGTAGCAATTCAAAAAGATGACTTCATGTGTATTGCAGATGGAAAAATTGTATCTACAAATGCTGAAAAAGTAGGAGCTGCGAAGCAATTACTAGAAGCGCTTATTGATGAAGAATCTGAAATCGTAACGATTCTACAAGGTGAAGATGCAACTGACGAAGAAGTAGCGGAGTTAGTTGAATTTGTAGAAGAGAAATTTGAAGATGCAGAAGTAGAAGTGCATGCTGGAAACCAACCAGTGTATTCTTTCATCTTCTCTGTAGAATAA
- a CDS encoding Asp23/Gls24 family envelope stress response protein, translated as MSIEIKTKYGQIDISTDVIATIAGGAAVDCYGIVGMASKNQLKDGLTDILRKENFTRGVIVRKDEDEVHIDMYIIVSYGTKISEVAHNVQTKVKYTLDQTVGLAVDSVNIYVQGVKVINL; from the coding sequence ATGTCAATTGAAATTAAAACGAAGTACGGTCAAATTGATATTAGTACAGATGTAATTGCAACAATTGCTGGAGGTGCCGCGGTAGATTGCTACGGTATCGTAGGTATGGCATCAAAAAATCAGTTAAAAGATGGATTAACAGACATTTTACGAAAAGAAAACTTCACTAGAGGTGTTATTGTTCGTAAAGATGAAGATGAAGTACATATTGATATGTATATTATTGTGAGCTATGGTACGAAAATTTCAGAAGTGGCACATAATGTGCAGACGAAAGTGAAATATACATTAGATCAAACTGTAGGACTAGCAGTAGATTCTGTAAACATCTACGTACAAGGAGTTAAAGTAATAAACTTGTAA
- the rpmB gene encoding 50S ribosomal protein L28, whose product MARVCAITGRKARSGNSRSHAMNATKRKWGANLQKVRVRIDGKVQRVYVSARALKSGKIERV is encoded by the coding sequence ATGGCTCGTGTTTGTGCTATTACTGGAAGAAAAGCTCGTTCTGGTAACTCTCGTTCTCACGCAATGAACGCTACAAAACGTAAGTGGGGCGCTAACCTTCAAAAAGTTCGCGTACGCATCGACGGAAAAGTTCAACGTGTTTACGTTTCTGCTAGAGCATTAAAATCTGGCAAAATCGAACGTGTTTAA
- the spoVM gene encoding stage V sporulation protein SpoVM has protein sequence MRFYTIKLPKFLGGIVRAMLNTFKKD, from the coding sequence ATGAGATTTTATACAATTAAGTTACCTAAATTTCTTGGTGGAATTGTTCGTGCAATGTTAAATACCTTCAAAAAAGATTAA
- a CDS encoding thiamine diphosphokinase — translation MADCLFTMEGEEKMIIHILAGGPLEYCADFARYENEEVVWAAVDRGVYRLLKKGITPAVAFGDYDSVTEEELVWMGQQTNELHIVPREKDQTDLEIAINWALGQKPALIRIFGATGGRLDHGLANIQMLLKGLEVEIEMCIVDNKNEITVKKVGTHIIEENKNFPYVSFVPVTEIVEGITLFGFKYPLTNKTIEWGSTLCISNELVEEKGTFSFTSGILMLIRSTD, via the coding sequence ATGGCAGATTGCCTTTTTACAATGGAAGGGGAAGAAAAAATGATTATTCATATTTTGGCAGGAGGACCTTTGGAATATTGCGCAGATTTTGCTCGATATGAGAATGAGGAAGTAGTGTGGGCAGCGGTTGATAGGGGAGTATACCGTCTATTAAAGAAAGGGATTACCCCGGCTGTTGCGTTTGGAGATTACGATTCAGTTACTGAAGAAGAATTAGTATGGATGGGACAGCAAACGAACGAATTACATATTGTTCCGCGGGAAAAAGATCAAACGGATTTAGAAATTGCAATCAACTGGGCATTAGGACAGAAGCCGGCACTAATTCGTATTTTTGGTGCTACCGGTGGAAGGCTTGATCACGGTTTGGCAAATATACAAATGCTTTTAAAAGGGTTAGAAGTAGAGATAGAAATGTGTATTGTGGACAATAAAAATGAAATAACAGTTAAAAAAGTGGGTACACATATAATTGAAGAAAATAAAAATTTTCCTTATGTATCTTTTGTACCAGTTACTGAAATAGTGGAAGGGATTACATTGTTTGGTTTTAAGTACCCTCTTACTAATAAAACAATAGAGTGGGGATCAACGCTTTGTATTAGTAACGAACTCGTTGAGGAAAAAGGTACTTTTTCATTTACTTCTGGCATATTAATGTTGATAAGAAGCACTGATTGA
- the rpe gene encoding ribulose-phosphate 3-epimerase yields MIKIAPSILSADFSKLGEEIKDVEKGGADYIHVDVMDGHFVPNITIGPLIVEAIRPITSLPLDVHLMIENPDNYIPTFAQAGADIITVHVEACPHLHRTIQLIKSHGIKAGVVLNPHTPVSVIEHVLEDIDMVLLMTVNPGFGGQKFIHSVLPKIKQVADMVKECNLEVEIEVDGGVNAETARLCVEAGANVLVAGSAVYNQKDRGEAIRVIRG; encoded by the coding sequence ATGATTAAAATTGCACCATCGATTTTATCAGCAGATTTTTCAAAATTAGGGGAAGAGATTAAAGATGTAGAAAAGGGCGGAGCGGATTACATTCACGTTGACGTAATGGATGGACATTTCGTACCAAATATTACGATTGGACCGTTAATTGTAGAAGCTATCCGTCCGATTACATCATTACCATTAGATGTACATTTAATGATTGAAAATCCTGATAACTATATCCCAACTTTCGCACAAGCGGGAGCGGATATTATTACTGTTCATGTAGAGGCGTGTCCGCATCTACATCGTACAATTCAGTTAATTAAATCTCATGGTATTAAAGCGGGCGTTGTATTAAATCCGCATACGCCAGTTTCAGTGATTGAGCATGTATTAGAAGATATAGATATGGTATTACTTATGACAGTAAACCCTGGATTTGGTGGACAGAAGTTTATCCATTCTGTATTACCGAAAATTAAACAAGTTGCAGACATGGTGAAAGAGTGTAATCTAGAAGTAGAAATTGAAGTTGATGGTGGTGTGAATGCTGAAACAGCAAGACTTTGTGTGGAAGCAGGAGCAAATGTACTTGTAGCTGGGTCAGCAGTATACAATCAAAAAGACCGCGGTGAAGCAATTCGCGTAATTCGTGGGTAG
- the rsgA gene encoding ribosome small subunit-dependent GTPase A, giving the protein MPEGKIIKALSGFYYVQHEEGVTQCRGRGVFRKNKITPLVGDQVVFQADNPTEGYVLEVFDRKNELVRPPIANVDQAILVFSAVEPDFNPGLLDRFLVLIEYHNIKPIICISKMDLVDEKMKATVEAYANDYREMGYDVLFTSINTSESIDILKPYLENCVSVVAGQSGVGKSSMLNVLRPELELKTNDISSHLGRGKHTTRHVELIAIGSGLVADTPGFSSLDFIDIEVEDLTYCFPELKEASQYCKFRGCTHLSEPKCAVKAAVEEGKITEYRYKNYKQFVEEIRERKPRY; this is encoded by the coding sequence ATGCCAGAAGGAAAAATTATAAAAGCTTTAAGTGGGTTTTATTACGTGCAGCATGAAGAAGGGGTTACGCAATGTCGTGGGCGAGGTGTATTTAGAAAAAATAAAATTACACCACTTGTAGGAGACCAAGTTGTTTTTCAGGCGGATAATCCAACTGAAGGTTATGTGCTTGAGGTGTTTGATCGAAAAAATGAACTTGTTAGACCTCCTATTGCTAATGTTGATCAAGCGATCCTCGTGTTCTCTGCAGTAGAACCAGATTTTAATCCTGGACTGTTAGATAGATTTTTAGTGCTGATTGAATATCATAACATTAAGCCGATTATTTGTATTAGCAAGATGGATTTAGTGGATGAAAAGATGAAAGCAACTGTTGAAGCTTATGCGAACGATTATCGTGAGATGGGTTATGATGTGTTATTTACTTCTATCAATACGTCAGAAAGTATTGATATATTAAAACCATACTTAGAAAATTGTGTTTCTGTCGTTGCGGGTCAATCAGGTGTTGGGAAATCTTCAATGCTTAATGTGCTACGTCCAGAATTAGAACTGAAAACAAATGATATTTCCTCCCATTTAGGACGCGGGAAGCATACGACAAGGCACGTAGAATTAATTGCAATTGGGAGTGGACTAGTTGCAGATACACCTGGCTTTAGTTCGTTAGATTTCATAGATATAGAAGTAGAAGATCTTACATATTGTTTTCCAGAGTTGAAAGAAGCGAGTCAATACTGTAAATTTAGAGGGTGTACACATCTTTCTGAACCGAAATGTGCTGTGAAAGCTGCGGTTGAAGAAGGGAAGATTACAGAATATCGCTATAAGAACTATAAACAATTCGTGGAAGAAATTAGAGAGAGAAAGCCGAGGTATTAG
- the pknB gene encoding Stk1 family PASTA domain-containing Ser/Thr kinase: MLIGKRLNDRYKLLKMIGGGGMANVYLAHDDILGRDVAVKILRLDYSNNEEFIKRFHREAQSVTTLSHPNIVNMYDVGEEDGIYYLVMEYVPGQTLKQYIIERGMLPIGEALDIMEQLTSAMAHAHHFEIVHRDIKPHNILIRADGIIKVTDFGIATATSATTITHTNSVLGSVHYLSPEQARGGIANKQSDIYSLGIVMFELLTGRQPFSGESAVAIALKHLQSEIPSPKRWNENIPQSVENIILKATAKDPFHRYQSANAMKRDIETALYPERINEQPFYIPEDMEATKAIPIIQQEQLFANVSDETIVLKGSKVEEPIRAEAAELDKKKKRSNKWLKVLISTFLFLAIGITLALTVIPGLFIPKDVKVPDVAGMKYTTAVNTLVEKGFEVTEPNIVYTDDVEVGNVIKTDPVAGRVVKENAKITIYQSGGKKKSKMKNFTGQNFESVKTELEEKYKQVTVNYIENDKPKGEIVEQIPTPDQMVIEAEQELKIWVSKGPYQIRPGDFSGWTENSVTGYLNERKLTSDIKREYSDTVEKGLVISQFPKPGTPLKEGDKVTIIISDGPKPKVTKTVKVDNISVPYEPAVTGEKKPQTIEIYKEDMQQKMDRPVETRTITESATISLEFVIQEGSKGHYKIVRDGVTIIDKEVPYPTQ, encoded by the coding sequence GTGCTGATTGGAAAACGCTTAAATGACCGTTATAAGCTGCTGAAAATGATTGGTGGTGGCGGAATGGCCAATGTATATTTAGCTCATGATGATATACTTGGCCGAGATGTAGCGGTAAAAATATTAAGACTCGACTATTCAAATAACGAAGAGTTTATTAAACGTTTCCATCGAGAAGCGCAGTCTGTTACAACGTTGTCGCATCCAAATATTGTGAATATGTATGATGTCGGAGAAGAAGATGGTATATATTATCTTGTCATGGAATATGTACCTGGGCAAACATTGAAGCAATACATAATTGAGCGAGGTATGTTACCTATAGGAGAAGCTCTTGATATTATGGAGCAGTTAACCTCCGCCATGGCACACGCCCATCATTTTGAAATTGTGCATCGTGATATAAAGCCGCACAATATTTTAATTCGAGCTGATGGAATAATAAAAGTAACAGATTTTGGAATTGCGACAGCTACAAGTGCAACAACAATTACACATACAAATTCAGTACTCGGTTCAGTCCATTATTTATCACCAGAACAGGCACGCGGCGGGATAGCAAATAAACAATCGGATATTTATTCTCTTGGAATAGTTATGTTTGAATTGTTAACAGGAAGACAACCGTTTTCTGGCGAGTCTGCTGTTGCTATAGCTTTAAAACATTTACAAAGTGAAATCCCATCACCAAAAAGATGGAATGAAAATATTCCGCAAAGTGTTGAAAATATTATATTAAAGGCAACTGCAAAAGATCCGTTCCATCGATATCAATCTGCCAATGCGATGAAGCGAGATATTGAAACTGCGCTATATCCAGAGAGGATAAATGAGCAACCATTTTACATACCGGAAGATATGGAAGCGACGAAAGCGATTCCGATTATTCAACAAGAACAATTATTTGCAAATGTAAGTGATGAAACGATTGTTTTAAAAGGGAGTAAGGTGGAGGAACCAATAAGAGCAGAAGCAGCTGAGTTAGATAAGAAGAAAAAACGGAGTAACAAGTGGCTTAAAGTTTTAATTTCAACATTTTTATTTTTAGCAATAGGAATAACATTAGCGCTTACGGTTATTCCAGGATTATTTATTCCGAAAGATGTGAAAGTTCCTGATGTGGCTGGTATGAAATACACGACAGCTGTGAATACATTAGTAGAAAAGGGCTTTGAGGTGACGGAGCCTAATATTGTATATACAGATGATGTTGAGGTTGGGAATGTAATAAAAACAGATCCTGTAGCAGGAAGAGTCGTAAAAGAAAACGCTAAAATTACTATCTATCAATCAGGTGGAAAAAAGAAAAGTAAGATGAAGAATTTCACAGGACAAAACTTTGAGAGTGTAAAAACTGAGTTAGAAGAAAAATATAAACAAGTTACAGTAAATTATATTGAAAATGATAAGCCGAAAGGTGAAATTGTAGAGCAAATCCCGACACCTGATCAAATGGTTATAGAAGCGGAGCAAGAACTGAAAATCTGGGTAAGTAAAGGCCCTTATCAAATTAGACCAGGTGATTTTTCGGGGTGGACCGAAAATAGTGTAACTGGTTATTTGAATGAGAGAAAACTAACTTCGGATATAAAACGAGAGTATTCAGATACAGTTGAAAAAGGACTTGTAATTTCGCAATTTCCAAAGCCAGGTACGCCGTTAAAAGAGGGAGATAAAGTAACTATTATTATCTCTGATGGTCCAAAGCCTAAAGTGACTAAAACGGTAAAAGTGGACAATATTTCTGTCCCATATGAGCCTGCTGTAACAGGTGAGAAAAAGCCGCAAACAATAGAAATTTATAAAGAAGATATGCAGCAAAAAATGGATAGACCGGTTGAAACGAGAACGATTACTGAATCAGCGACTATTTCTTTAGAATTTGTAATTCAAGAAGGTTCAAAGGGACACTATAAAATTGTACGAGATGGAGTAACGATTATTGACAAAGAAGTACCATATCCAACTCAATAA
- a CDS encoding Stp1/IreP family PP2C-type Ser/Thr phosphatase: protein MKAVFLSDKGKVRQHNEDSAGVFHNLDGNVLAVVADGMGGHRAGDVASSMAIQLFHDYWKQTHNMNEPKKVEQWLHTSVGIINERIYEYAQQNVECNGMGTTLIIAVCTPSFVTIGHIGDSRCYMVSEGEMTLVTEDHSLVNELVRHGEISKEDAEYHPKKNVLLRALGTEEKVGLDVKTLVLEEDDQLLLCSDGLSNKVSIDDMQQILQLNEQLEGKGQRLIQLANDRGGEDNITLVLIDYAGSTNESR, encoded by the coding sequence ATGAAAGCCGTATTTCTATCGGATAAAGGAAAAGTTCGTCAACATAATGAAGATAGTGCAGGAGTTTTTCACAATTTAGATGGAAATGTTTTAGCGGTAGTAGCAGATGGAATGGGAGGTCATCGAGCTGGTGATGTAGCTAGCTCGATGGCTATTCAATTATTCCATGATTATTGGAAGCAAACGCATAATATGAATGAACCGAAAAAAGTAGAACAATGGTTACATACTAGTGTTGGGATTATTAATGAGCGTATATATGAATACGCTCAGCAAAATGTAGAATGTAATGGTATGGGAACAACGCTTATAATAGCTGTTTGTACACCAAGTTTTGTGACAATAGGGCATATAGGAGATAGTCGTTGCTATATGGTATCAGAAGGAGAAATGACGCTTGTAACGGAAGATCATTCGCTTGTAAATGAGCTTGTGAGACATGGTGAAATTTCAAAGGAAGATGCAGAGTATCATCCGAAAAAGAATGTTTTATTAAGAGCATTAGGAACAGAAGAAAAAGTTGGATTGGATGTTAAAACGTTGGTGCTTGAGGAAGATGATCAGTTGCTTCTTTGCTCTGATGGGTTATCAAACAAAGTTTCTATTGATGATATGCAACAAATTTTACAGTTAAATGAACAGCTTGAAGGTAAAGGGCAGCGTCTCATTCAATTGGCGAATGATCGCGGTGGAGAAGATAATATCACACTTGTTCTTATTGATTATGCGGGTTCGACAAACGAAAGTAGGTGA
- the rlmN gene encoding 23S rRNA (adenine(2503)-C(2))-methyltransferase RlmN: METTVRKQKKNVETKKPSIYSLQLHEMQDWLKEQGEPKFRAGQIFDWLYKKRVKNYEDMSNLSKGLRDKLSNSFDITTLNTLVKQTSSDGTIKFLFQLYDGYSIETVLMRHEYGNSICVTTQVGCRIGCTFCASTLGGLKRNLEAGEIVAQVVEVQRALDETEERVSSLVVMGIGEPFDNYDNLMGFLRITNHEKGLHIGARHMTVSTSGIIPKIYKFAEEELQINFAISLHAPNSELRSKLMPINRAYKLPDLMEAIKYYVNRTGRRITFEYGLFGGENDQVEHAEELAALLKGVKCHVNLIPVNYVPERDYVRTPREQIFLFEKTLKDRGVNVTIRREQGHDIDAACGQLRAKERKEETR; this comes from the coding sequence ATGGAAACAACTGTAAGAAAACAAAAGAAAAATGTAGAAACGAAGAAACCATCAATTTACTCTTTACAACTTCATGAAATGCAAGATTGGTTAAAGGAACAAGGAGAACCGAAGTTCCGCGCTGGACAAATTTTTGACTGGCTATATAAAAAACGTGTAAAAAATTATGAGGATATGTCAAACCTTTCTAAAGGATTGCGTGATAAATTGTCGAATTCCTTTGATATTACTACTTTAAACACGTTAGTAAAACAAACGTCTTCGGATGGAACGATTAAATTCTTATTCCAACTATATGACGGATATTCTATTGAAACGGTATTAATGCGACATGAATATGGAAATTCCATTTGTGTAACAACGCAAGTTGGTTGTCGTATTGGATGTACGTTCTGTGCTTCGACACTTGGTGGACTAAAACGAAACCTAGAAGCTGGAGAAATCGTAGCGCAAGTAGTAGAAGTTCAGCGTGCGCTTGATGAAACAGAAGAACGTGTAAGTTCTCTTGTTGTTATGGGAATTGGAGAACCATTTGATAACTACGATAATTTAATGGGATTCTTACGCATCACTAACCATGAAAAAGGACTTCATATTGGTGCTAGACATATGACTGTTTCGACGAGTGGAATTATCCCGAAAATTTATAAGTTTGCTGAAGAAGAACTACAAATTAATTTTGCGATTTCATTGCATGCTCCAAACTCAGAATTACGTTCAAAATTAATGCCGATTAACCGTGCTTATAAATTACCGGATTTAATGGAAGCTATTAAATACTATGTAAATAGAACAGGGCGCCGTATTACTTTTGAATATGGATTATTTGGAGGAGAAAATGACCAAGTTGAGCACGCTGAAGAGCTTGCTGCGCTCTTAAAAGGTGTAAAATGTCATGTAAACTTAATCCCGGTAAACTACGTACCTGAACGTGATTATGTACGTACACCACGTGAGCAAATTTTCTTGTTCGAGAAAACGTTAAAAGATCGTGGAGTGAATGTAACGATTCGCCGTGAACAAGGTCATGATATTGACGCAGCCTGCGGTCAGTTGCGTGCGAAGGAGCGCAAAGAAGAGACGAGGTGA